The stretch of DNA TGTCCTCAAGAGGGACCAGGAAGGGTTAGGCTATAGATCAGCACCTCAGCCCCGAGTTACACATTTCCCAGCTCGGGATACACGGGCAGTGGCTGGGAGGCAGAGAACTCCTAGGGTGACCACACTGAACCGCAAGgaggagagaaggcaggaagagaaggacaaGGCCTGGGAGCGGGATCTGCGGACATACATGAACCTCGAGTTCTGACTTGGGCAAGTTCTGACCCGggtgtgttgctgaagcctgaacTTGGACCCCAAACCTGGACACTTCCTGATGTCTTCCCAGGTTCCACACCTTCTGGTTTTGATCAGTGGACTCTTGCCTTCAGTAGAAAGAAGCCAAAAGTTGAGAAATAAATCAAACTTTTCTCCCTCTTGGTGTTTTATTCACTTTTCTGGAAGCTGTTGCAGGGAAGCCAAACGAGGCTGTAGACCACATGAAATCCTACCAGAGCCAGAAGAGGCAGCTCCTCTACATGGCCGGATAAGGTCGCCCTTCTGCCAGTCTGGTTCACTTCTAGTCCCAGTCACTGTCCTTAGTACCCCACCTATTTTTTCAACCCCTGAACCAGGAATTACCCATCTCTATGCAAGtctatgcagggcttccctgatggctcagatggtaaagattctgccagcaattcaggagacccaggtttgatccttgggttggaagatcctcgagaaggaaatggcaacccaatccagtgttcttgcctggagaaccccatgaacagacaagcctggtgggctgcgttcatggggtcaaaaaaagtgaggcatgactgagtgacttaacactttcatGCAAGTCTGACCTTCCCCAGAAAGTACCCTCTGTCCACTCCAGCCAATTCAATCACTGATTTCACAAGTTTGTATACTATGCTATGAATGGGAATGAGACATGCCCAGTCTTCAGGTTGCTCACACCTGTAGGAGACAAGATGTGATAAAAAGAATGCATGGTGATAGGGGAAATCAAGAAAGGCTCAGAAATGATAATGGGTGGGGTCTTGCAGGAAGAGGGCAGTGTGATAGGAGGACCAAGGATGATGCAGCCTGTAGGCTGTTAGCTGAGCTGGAACCAGAACTCTGGCCTCCCAAATCTATGCTTTAAgccagtggagagggaggtgggatgggggacccggatggggaattcgtgtaactctatggctgattcatatcaatgtatgacaaaacccactgaaaaattaaaaaaaaaaattaaaaaaaaataaagtgaagcaaaacaacaaaattaaaaaaaaaaaaaagccaaggttCTTCATTTTGATACCTGAAAACTCCTAACGGCAGGAAGCACATCCTGTTTGTCTACACTGTGTCCCACACTTCCTCTCCTGTTCCTCCTACTCATACCAGGTGCCAGGCACATGAAGTGCCCACTGTTGTCAAATCCAAGAGGTAAAAATCTGTGCATGGAGGAGCAAGGAAGGGCTACTCAAGTCCCAAGCCTCCTCTCAGCTTTCTCTTCTGGAAAAGCCTTTCATGAAATCGTGAACTAGAAGAGAAGTGGAGCGGGATGCAGGGAAGAACTGAAGGGGACTAAAGGGGGCGGGCGAGCTTAAGGGGATACTGGCGGTCGGGGGTCTCTAGGCGACGAAAATACAAGGCTGGGTTTATATTCACGCTTTCGGCTCCTGTGACCTCGGCTGTGCGCCCCGCGGTATGGCCGGGTGCGCACAGATGGCGCGCACAGGCAGctcgggccgggggcgggggttggggggcggtCGATCGACAGGGTCCGCCCCGCGAGCTGCGGGCTCCGCCTCCGCCTGTCCTCTAGTCCCGGTGCGGCAGCTTCCGGGCTCTGCGGCTCCGGGCGGCTTCGCGAGGCCGAGGCCCCGACGCTGGGCCCGGGAGGGGCTGCATCGCCTGGACGCCTGGACGCCAGGCTCCCCAGGCAGGCGCGCGCTTTGCCTCGCTCCCGGGATCTCCCAGGACATCTCCGGCCTGACCTTGCGAAGACTGAATCTCAGCTGCGGGCTGGGGTGCCAGTGGGGCCACTTTATAGGATTCACAGCCCTCTGAATCAAAGCACGAACGTTGCTGGCTGGAGTTTGCCGGATACCTCACCCCACACTCACTTAACAGGAGACTTCTTTCTGAGCTGCCTTAGGGCAGCAGTTAGGACTCTCCTGGTCGGTCGGGAGCACCTAGGATCCGAggccaccttccttccttcctttttggaTGGAGAACCGCCTTCCCAGTTTCTGGGGCACCTTGGGGCGTGGCCTTGGTGAGTGAAACTTGGGGTGCTGCCTGCTGGGAAAGAAACCTGGAAAACAGGGAGGACACTGTGACAGTGTCCCAGGCTTTGTGAGATCCTTAGACTTTTggaatcttgtgtgtgtgtagcgGGGTGGTGGTGAATGGATTTGAATGTGCCTCTCTTTACCTTAAAACTGAAACGGAAACAAGCCGCTGCCTGCCACACTTCAGGCTGCATGACCATCCCGGGAAGAGAGCCACTCCTGAGTTCAGAGTAGGACTCTCCAAGCAGATACCTGTTCTTCTGAGCCTGAACACACTCTGGTTTCTGAGGAAATCCTCAGTCCCCCCACCCAAGAGCCTAAGCCGTACCAGGAAGCAGCCCCAGAATTGGGGGGCTCATTGCGCACCCCAGCCATGTTCCTCCGACGCCTTGGTGGCTGGCTCCCTCGCCCCTGGGGCCGCCGGAAGTCGACAAGGCCTGACCTGCCCACCCCAGAACCCAGACGGATGGACAGCTCCTCTGAGAATTCAGGGAGTGACTGGGACAGTGCCCCAGAGACCATGGGAGATCTGGGGTCTCCCAAGACCCGGGACTCAAGTGCACAGAGGAGCTCTGGGGCAGCTCCAGAACTGAGCAGGGAGGCCCAAGTTGAGCAACTGGGGTACAAAAGAATGGATTCTCTCAAGTGGGAGAAGACTGTCTCCAGCACCCAAGAGCCTGGGAGACCGGAGGCTGGGGAGACCATTCCCAAACTAGGACAGGATCCTGTGGACTCAGGTGGCACCGGGAAACCTGAAGGGTCCCCTGAAGAGGAATTGAGCCCCCCAGTGGCTGAAGCCCCGGTGGAGAAGCCTGGCCAGCGTCAGAAGCTGCTGGGCTGGTTGCGGGGGGATACAGGTGGGGGAGCAGGGGCTCCCCGCCAGTATCTGGGGGACCCAGAGGAGTGTCTGCAGATCTCTACCAACCTGACCCTGCACCTGCTGGAGCTGCTGGCCTCAGCCCTGCTGGGGCTCTGCTCAAGGCCCTTGCGGGCAGCCTTGGATGCGCTGGGCCTGCGTGGACCGCTGGGCCTCTGGCTGCATGGACTGCTGTCCTTTCTGGCTGCTCTGCATGGACTCCATGCCGTGCTGAGCCTACTGACCGCTCACCCCCTGCACTTTGCCTGCCTCTTTGGTCTTCTACAGGCCCTGGTGCTGGCTGTCAGCCTCCGGGAGCCCAGTGGGGATGAGGAGGCCACTGACTTGGAGGGCGAGAagttggggaggaagggggaggagcagaggggagaCCCAGGCAAGGGGCTGTGACCACGGGGCATGGTGTGACCCAGGGTCCTACCTTCAGTGGGGTGGGAGCAAGGATGAAGATAGTGTGGGAGATATAATCCAAATTGTAAGCACAGGGACCTCAGGGATGGGGCAGAAACCCCAGAGTATGAGGGCACAGAGCCCCCCTCCACACACAGGAGAGCTGTTTAGGGTGTCTGTGTTTATGGACAGTGGGGGCCTTGCCCTTGAATTCACCAGctgttgttaatttttgcttttacatttttcccacttgttttttttcttccacctacactttttaaaagcaaaaaaaaaaaaaaaaaagtgtggtggTGAGAATAAAGACTGAAGGGTCCTCTCTACCTTTTAAAACTCTCCAGGGGTGGAGAAAACCAGTTAGGACAGACAGACCTCTGGGTGGGGTAAGAGGGTGGTTGAGAGACTCAGGGGATCCCTTGGATCCTGGGATCTGCACCATCTGGGGAAGAACAGCACTCCTAGGTGGGTGGATTAGGGGGTCTGGATGGGGTTCCCACAGGTGATGGGGAGCCTGAAGGGAGGACCTGAGGATTCCTAGGAGCCAGGGGGAGTGGGGCTGGGTGCAGGCAGTGTTAGCAGGACGGCCAGCTCAGAGGGGCTGGCAGCTCAACAGGCAGTGCGAGGAGCACTGGAATTTGCAGACCCCACTAGGGGGTCGGGTTTGCTCACTCAGCAATAAATAACTGTGTCACACCTAATCCTAAATATACCACTACAAAGTGAGAGTTACCACCGCTCAAGTGTCCTTCCTGACGCCGTCCAACTGGGGATTGAGGTGGGAAAAGGTCCAGGGGGAGGACTGAAATGAGGGGAGTGGGACTGATGTTGGGAGACAAACCCCCAAATGAGACGAGGATTGGAAAAATCATCTTTATTACTTTTGAAAGAGAGTTGGGAGTCTCCAGTTTCTCCCTTCACCATACAAGTTCCTGCTGTATCCATCTGGAGGGCATAGGTGAAGCCACAGGTCAGTTACTGGACAGCTCGCAGGCATctggtgggaggagagagaaaagaggatggacaggagggagacccagggagaGAGGCAAGATTGATGGCAATGGGATGAGGTAGAATGCAGTCTCTCATGCCTCCATGTCAGAGAAGGGGTCTCTGAGGTCTTTTTTCCCCTGCAGACCTCTGACCCTCTGCCCCCTGTCTGATCTTCTGCCCCTTTTATCCACTGCAATAGCCCAGAGTCCATCCTGGCTCCCTCTGGTACCATCAGTTTATGACACAAATGGAAGTGTCAACATAGCCAGTGTGATGATGTCAGCCTTTGGCTATGCCCCCTGATGACATCACTTGAGTCCCTTTCATCCAGCTCTCACTGAAGACTTGGTGAGTCCTAGTTGTCTTCCGTTAAGACTTTACCCCCTCACCTTGATTTCTGGGAGTCAGTAAGAAGGCCTTAAAGTCCAGGCAGGAGGTCAGGGACTGGAATTCCTCCACACACTTCTCAGGAGGGTGGGGTGAGCGATCTGGAAAGGGAGGGCCAGGCACATCAAAGCCCCTGCTTCTCAGCATGGCCCCTGGTGAGGACCTCAGGGAAGCAGCCAGCCCTTCCTGGGATGATGTCACAGGACCCAGAGAAAGGGACTCTATTGTCTCCTTCCAACCCccatctctcctccttccctctttccccccAGATCTTCTTGCCTGGCCTCCCCACTCACTGTAGAGGAGGAAGCGCTGGTAACCCTGGCCTGTTTCTTTCAGCATGATTCCACGTgggcatgcactggagaagagcTTGGTCTTCATGTCAGGGCGGCCTGTCAGGGTTGGGGGGGAAAGTGTGAGGACAGAGATGCAGAAGCAAGCAAGCCCAGGGGGCCTAAGGAGAGTGAGGGCTGGAGAAAACCAACCTTCGGTTCTGAGATCTGTGCTCCCGTCAGACAGGTGGTAGATCCATTTCCGGGGCACACAAAGCCCATTTTTCCTGCAGAAGTGGTGGTGGCAAGGAGGAAAAACTTGAGTGACACCTCAACCACTCAATACCAGCCTCTAGTTCATCTTACTCTTTCTGGAAGCCTGGGTCCCCTTGGGTTTCAAGTTATGAAGGGATGGTTAGGTCCATCTCTCTCCGGAGGAAAACTAAAAAACCTATTGAACTCAAGTGGGCCAAGAATAATGGGTATGCCAAAGAGCCCAGCTCTTTGTGGGCGGGTGCTCACACTTTAGGCAGAGACCACACCTACTGGTGCCTCTGCCTCCTCACCACTCACGTGCGGATGGTCGCTCGAAGCTGGAGCTGCATGGGGGTAGAGCCCACAGCCATGTTGAAGACAATGTTGTCCACAGGGTCAAAAGTCGCCAACTCCTCCTTGGTGGGAGCCGCCCCTGCGATAAAATACCACTGGCCCAGGTGGGGCTCTGGGAACTGGAGACACAACGAAGGGAGAAGAAGGTGGGTCTCACTACAGAATCCAACCTCTTCATCAGTCAGAAGGACAATACTTAGGGATGAGGGTGTTGGCTGCCTTTTCCCAGCTAAAGACTGGATCCATGACAAGGAGTCATTAAATGACTTTTCCTCTTTGCTCCTCTTCAGTAAACCCCACCCTCCAGTTCTACATGTCTTCATATTGATGGCCATggtacttacatatatatatattttacttattgcTTTCATCATCACAACACTCACaccctttcttccttccagtgTGGCTTTCTGGTCATGCTGGGCCTCTTACCCTAGTCCATcagagcccccccacccccaactcagcAGCTTGCCACATGCTCAGTGCATACCTCTTTCCCATCCATTCCTTCAGTTGTCAGTTGATTGTGCTCAGGGCACTGGTAGATGGAGTTAAGGAGAATGCCATAGAGGTAGAGAAGAGCTGCCCAAATGTGGTGGAACATCTTCAGGCAGGAGGGAGCTGGTGCTCTGCGTGGAGTGGCTGGTGCCTTAACTGCTCTCCCCAGCTCGCTTGCTCAGTATAGTCTGCTTCCAGCCCCCTTGCCTCGACCCTTGACCCTTTCACCCGCTAATGAGTAACTTCAATCTTGTTTTCCAACCCAACCATGGATTACTTACAGTGTTCAGGACTTCCTCCCCCTCTTCAAAATGCAACCACTCCACAGTACATCCTGGCATGTCCAGGGTCTCCCAGGAGTAAGACAGCTGAgacctccaggtgatctttcaaACCCTGAGCTGGGATATCTGCTGTCCTGTGCAGCACTGAAGAGAGATGGGTTGATCCTACCAGTCACTCACTGAGCAAACTGTTTTTGAGTTCCAGTTGTTTGTCAGGAACTGGTTAAGCCCTGGGAACATAAAAGTAAGCCATAGTCCCTGGCTTTGAAGAAGTCAGTCAAAGAGAACTAGCTGTGTAAACAAATCATTGCAATACCACCTGGTAAGTGCTTTACAACAGGTATGTACCAGGTGCTGAAGTATGTGGATGGGAGGCTTTCTCTCTGAAAGTTGTTCATTGGAGAAACTATGTACACCCTCCAGAAAAGTCTGCGGACACACGAGTTCATTCACTTAATTTTTATTACTGCAAGAAGCTACAGAATCTCGTGGTTAAAAAGGATGGACAGCGGTGTCAAGCAAGGTGGGTCCAAACCCTTACTTTCGACAATTTTATTAATCGTGCCTgttttctcatgtataaaatgagcAAATCATCAGTCTCACAGGATTAAAAGAGCTAAAGCATATAAAGCCCTTAGCAAAGGCCTGCACATAAATCCAAAGTATTCCCTATAATTAATAGTAATGTTTGTAAAGCACTTACTAGTCTCTCGTGGGTATTACGTTCTCACGTAATAGGAGGTAGGCAAAGAATTGTCAAGAGGCAGTCATTGGCCAGTGCCAAGAAGATGGGACTTCCTTTATGGATTATTTATAACCCACAGGCTGCCATAAAGATTTATTCTGAGAGGTGAGGCTTGCTCTGGGCTTGCGATCTAGTTAACGAATAAAATTTGGGTGATGAATAGCTGAGggttcattatatttttataacaaaaaactAAAATGCAAGCTATTGGGGCAGTAAAATAGAAGTGCTTGACGCAAGGGAGTCTGGTAGGCCTGGATTTGTCAGTTCTGCCACTGACATTCACCATAAAAGGGATTTAATAGTTAGATGTTGAGACGCTATTAAATGTAAGGCTATTAAACCTTCAGCAAACTGGTTGGCGCCAACTAAGGGCTCACTATACAGATGCTTATTAAAACTTTTAGTACCTGGACTTAAGTATAAGCTACAAGTCCCAGAAAGGACAGGCAGCGAAGGCAGGTACACCGGCAGCAACGGGTTTGGCCGGAGGAGCGGCACCACTGTGGGGCCCAGGCCCTTGGCcgagaagagggagaagagggcagagggaCGGTAACTCTACCGGACCTTCCGCCTGTAGAAGCCCTTAGGAGGCCCTCTCAATCCCCCAGGGTCAGAGTCTTGTGTTTCATTCCAGTCTGATCCCATTTGTTTGCAATTCCGAAACTCGGAGTCGTCCTTTTTAAGACAAAAGTTCTGAAAAGTACTAAATCCTTCGCTTCTCCAAAACATGGCGTATCCCCTCGGCGGCACACCGCCGGGGAAGAACATGGCGCCACAAAACGCCCACCGGGCAAAACCGAGGTCAGGCCCAACGACGCCACCGCACGTAAATCAGCTCGAGAACCACCTCCAACCGCCTATGGAAAGGGTGACTTCCGGAGGCGCCGAAGGAGTGGCTCAGCGAGGACGATGGTAAGAGAAGACAGAATTTTAGGTGCCCTGGACAGTGCCGCCTCAAATTCTCTGCCGACCAAGACTTCAGCATACATCAGCGAGGCACCATCCCCAGTCTCCAGACTCCAAGATTCACACAACTGCTCAAAGCCTCTCTCGAGGCAGTCGAACAGTCCCATCT from Muntiacus reevesi chromosome 20, mMunRee1.1, whole genome shotgun sequence encodes:
- the C20H6orf47 gene encoding uncharacterized protein C6orf47 homolog, which translates into the protein MFLRRLGGWLPRPWGRRKSTRPDLPTPEPRRMDSSSENSGSDWDSAPETMGDLGSPKTRDSSAQRSSGAAPELSREAQVEQLGYKRMDSLKWEKTVSSTQEPGRPEAGETIPKLGQDPVDSGGTGKPEGSPEEELSPPVAEAPVEKPGQRQKLLGWLRGDTGGGAGAPRQYLGDPEECLQISTNLTLHLLELLASALLGLCSRPLRAALDALGLRGPLGLWLHGLLSFLAALHGLHAVLSLLTAHPLHFACLFGLLQALVLAVSLREPSGDEEATDLEGEKLGRKGEEQRGDPGKGL
- the APOM gene encoding apolipoprotein M isoform X2, with amino-acid sequence MDGKEFPEPHLGQWYFIAGAAPTKEELATFDPVDNIVFNMAVGSTPMQLQLRATIRTKNGLCVPRKWIYHLSDGSTDLRTEGRPDMKTKLFSSACPRGIMLKETGQGYQRFLLYNRSPHPPEKCVEEFQSLTSCLDFKAFLLTPRNQDACELSSN
- the APOM gene encoding apolipoprotein M isoform X1 — its product is MFHHIWAALLYLYGILLNSIYQCPEHNQLTTEGMDGKEFPEPHLGQWYFIAGAAPTKEELATFDPVDNIVFNMAVGSTPMQLQLRATIRTKNGLCVPRKWIYHLSDGSTDLRTEGRPDMKTKLFSSACPRGIMLKETGQGYQRFLLYNRSPHPPEKCVEEFQSLTSCLDFKAFLLTPRNQDACELSSN